The following are from one region of the Nicotiana tabacum cultivar K326 chromosome 3, ASM71507v2, whole genome shotgun sequence genome:
- the LOC107777896 gene encoding LOW QUALITY PROTEIN: protein DETOXIFICATION 40 (The sequence of the model RefSeq protein was modified relative to this genomic sequence to represent the inferred CDS: deleted 1 base in 1 codon) — MDEYFQEKGSKEPLLEPKEPVVAVEHINSELEDILSDTSLSNFQMLERASVIELKNLFRLAAPSVIVYLLNNITSMSTQLFCGHLGNLELAAASLGNEGIQLLAYGVMLGMGSAVETLCGQAYGAHKYGSLGIYLQRSTILLMLSGIPIMVAYLFSKPILIFLGESEKVASAAALFVYGLIPQIFAYAANFPIQKFLQAQSIVNPSAYIAAATLVLHLFLTWIVLYVFEWGLFGGALVLSISWWIVVIAQFMYILWSDTCKKTWSGFSLQAFSGLWDFFKLSAASSVMLCLEAWYFQILVLVAGLLPNPEVALDSLAVCNTILGCVFMLSVGFNAAASVRVSNELGAGHPKSAAFSVVVVTLSSFVIAVVIAIVVMLLRDVMSYAFTGGETIAKASSELAPLLAASVVLNGIQPVLSGVAVGCGWQGFVAYVNVGCYYVVGIPLGVLLGFKFKLGAKGLWLGMFGGTAIQTLILLWATFRTNWDDEVEKTKNRLNKWRDSSKTPLLNES, encoded by the exons ATGGAtgaatattttcaagaaaaagggTCAAAGGAACCTTTATTAGAACCCAAAGAACCAGTGGTGGCTGTAGAGCATATAAACTCTGAGCTTGAAGACATATTGTCTGACACAAGCTTGTCCAATTTCCAGATGCTTGAGCGAGCCTCTGTTATAGAATTGAAAAATCTATTCCGGCTAGCAGCCCCATCAGTT ATTGTTTATTTGCTCAACAATATCACTTCAATGTCTACCCAACTATTCTGTGGTCATCTCGGTAATCTTGAACTCGCTGCTGCTTCCCTTGGCAATGAAGGTATTCAACTCTTGGCCTATGGCGTCATG TTAGGGATGGGGAGTGCAGTGGAGACACTATGTGGGCAGGCATATGGAGCTCACAAGTATGGAAGTCTTGGAATATATCTTCAAAGATCAACTATCCTCTTGATGTTATCCGGAATACCGATAATGGTGGCTTACTTATTCTCAAAgccaattttaatttttttaggaGAATCAGAGAAAGTTGCATCAGCAGCTGCACTATTTGTTTATGGTTTAATTCCTCAAATATTTGCTTATGCTGCCAATTTTCCTATCCAAAAGTTCTTGCAAGCCCAAAGTATTGTAAATCCCAGCGCATATATAGCAGCAGCGACATTAGTCCTCCATCTTTTCCTAACATGGATTGTGCTTTATGTATTTGAGTGGGGATTGTTTGGAGGAGCCTTGGTTCTAAGTATTTCGTGGTGGATAGTAGTCATTGCACAATTTATGTACATATTGTGGAGTGATACATGCAAGAAAACATGGAGTGGATTTAGTCTGCAAGCGTTTTCTGGGCTGTGGGATTTCTTTAAGTTGTCAGCTGCTTCATCTGTGATGTTGTGTTTGGAGGCGTGGTACTTTCAGATTTTGGTTTTAGTTGCTGGTTTGCTACCAAATCCTGAAGTGGCATTGGATTCTCTAGCTGTTTG TAACACAATTCTTGGATGTGTGTTCATGTTATCTGTTGGTTTCAACGCTGCTGCAAG TGTAAGGGTGAGCAATGAATTGGGAGCTGGACATCCAAAATCAGCTGCATTTTCAGTTGTGGTGGTAACATTAAGCTCGTTCGTGATTGCTGTAGTCATTGCCATAGTAGTGATGTTGCTTCGCGATGTGATGAGTTATGCATTCACAGGCGGGGAAACCATTGCTAAAGCATCCTCAGAACTTGCACCACTCTTGGCTGCCTCAGTAGTTCTCAATGGTATTCAACCTGTTTTATCTG GGGTGGCCGTTGGGTGTGGATGGCAAGGTTTTGTAGCTTACGTTAACGTCGGATGTTACTACGTTGTTGGCATTCCATTGGGTGTTCTTCTTGGTTTCAAATTCAAACTCGGAGCTAAG GGATTATGGCTGGGCATGTTTGGAGGAACAGCCATACAAACTCTAATCTTACTATGGGCCACTTTTCGAACCAATTGGGACGACGAG GTGGAGAAAACGAAAAATCGATTAAATAAGTGGCGAGATAGCAGTAAAACCCCATTGTTGAACGAATCATGA
- the LOC107777894 gene encoding protein DETOXIFICATION 40-like → MGSAVETLCGQASLVLSFSWWIVVVAQFIYILRSERCKATWTGFRREAFSGLWQFVKLSAASAVMLCLENWYFQILVLLAGLLKNPELALDSISVCMSVNGLMFMVSMVFNAAASVRVSNELGAAHPKSAAFSVFVVTFISFLIAVVEAIIVLCLRNVISYAFTEGETVANAVSDLCPFLAVTLILSGVQPIFSGVAVGCGWQAFVAYVNVGCNYAVGIPVGCLLGFRFDLGAKGIWTGMIGGTVMQTIILLWFTYRTDWNKEVEKARTRLDKWGNVKEPLNKE, encoded by the exons ATGGGGAGTGCAGTGGAAACACTTTGTGGACAAGCATCACTTGTGCTGAGTTTTTCTTGGTGGATTGTTGTGGTGGCTCAATTTATATACATATTGAGAAGTGAAAGGTGTAAAGCTACTTGGACAGGTTTTCGACGGGAGGCCTTTAGTGGATTATGGCAATTTGTGAAGTTATCGGCTGCTTCAGCTGTTATGTTGTGTTTGGAGAATTGGTATTTTCAGATTCTAGTGTTGCTTGCTGGTTTACTCAAGAATCCTGAGCTTGCCTTAGATTCTATCTCTGTTTG cATGTCAGTGAATGGGCTGATGTTCATGGTTTCAATGGTGTTCAATGCTGCTGCTAG TGTAAGGGTGAGCAATGAATTAGGAGCAGCACATCCAAAGTCAGCAGCATTCTCAGTGTTTGTGGTGACATTCATATCATTTCTCATAGCTGTGGTGGAAGCCATAATTGTGCTGTGTTTGCGCAATGTTATCAGCTATGCATTCACTGAGGGTGAAACTGTGGCCAATGCAGTATCTGATTTATGTCCATTTTTAGCTGTCACCCTCATTCTCAGTGGTGTTCAGC CTATATTTTCAGGTGTTGCTGTTGGCTGTGGATGGCAGGCGTTTGTTGCCTACGTGAATGTAGGGTGTAATTATGCTGTAGGAATTCCAGTGGGATGTCTTCTCGGATTCAGGTTTGACCTTGGTGCTAAG GGAATATGGACTGGGATGATTGGAGGGACTGTGATGCAAACCATCATTTTGCTTTGGTTCACATACCGTACAGATTGGAATAAAGAG gtTGAGAAAGCTAGAACACGTCTAGACAAATGGGGAAACGTAAAAGAACCTCTAAACAAGGAATGA